One Salarias fasciatus chromosome 9, fSalaFa1.1, whole genome shotgun sequence DNA segment encodes these proteins:
- the LOC115394160 gene encoding serine/threonine-protein kinase greatwall-like, giving the protein MDVEENRGSGTNERSVEVPKPPSIEDFTVLKPISRGAFGKVYLARKKSNARLYAVKVMKKADMVDKNMTGQMKAERDALALSKSPFVVHLFYSLQTATKIYLVMEYLIGGDVKSLLHIYGYFDQVMAVKFISEVAQALDYLHRHGIIHRDLKPDNMLISNEGHIKLTDFGLSKVKLDRELSLMDILTTPSLAKPKKDYFRTPGQVLSLISSLGFNTPSGEAKRHCSASAVSSPMSCSKIKQKNNSLGSPMVKSKEQLYSPRCYPWKLGPNSVALGPHHSSKNLTKSLLQSRKRLETMSAGSTTDMEGCISPMWEGEGDEKENEHINDQKQNRPSESKDPERDRVPTASDTSGLSAKRSSNPLRSDRLTANGSHSRKPVSVPTVQEDLSVSMRHGRQPAVPSSVKRTFSDVERSPEPVERRAKKRDADYKRGCEIPEEPARFHTGLTGAFSTVQIDNFTASADTVGEGEDPVPKRSSPIEVAKSLFCELEEPAEDVFESAGKDFSPPPGDIDVCRSLSLDSDGSAHEISLTFDSAQQSNPFTASISASYEKQQEDGDSSMIELPPQTPSAAFNQTPKLGLFGKRAESQGFFFNRLHDEVSGGLAHSPAFLKPRNVVAFRSYCSSINRSNLSGVSRLSLGSLDGMDTSAAASHHSVSGTVTPVQRRSGSSASLCQTPQPMSTSQTPFRTPKSVRRGAQPVEGAPILGTPDYLAPELLLGIPHDCMVDWWALGVCLFEFLTGVPPFNDETPQLVFQNILNRDIPWPEGEEELSANARNAIEILLTMDMTKRAGLKELKRHPLFDGLDWDNLQNQAMPFIPQPEDETDTSYFDARNSAQHIAVSGFSL; this is encoded by the exons AtggatgtggaggagaaccGCGGCTCGGGGACGAACGAGAGGTCTGTGGAAGTCCCGAAGCCGCCCTCCATCGAGGATTTCACGGTGTTGAAGCCGATCAGCCGCGGAGCTTTCGGGAAGGTCTACCTGGCTCGGAAGAAGAGCAATGCGCGTCTCTATGCTGTCAAA GTGATGAAGAAAGCCGACATGGTCGATAAGAACATGACGGGCCAGATGAAGGCAGAGAGAGACGCACTCGCTCTGAGCAAAAGTCCCTTCGTGGTTCACCTGTTTTACTCTCTTCAGACAGCCACGAAAATCtatctg GTCATGGAGTACCTCATTGGAGGGGATGTCAAATCTCTTCTTCACATTTACGGATATTTCGATCAGGTCATGGCCGTGAAATTCATTTCTGAGGTCGCCCAAGCTTTGGACTACCTTCACCGGCACGGTATCATCCACAG GGATCTAAAACCAGACAACATGCTCATATCCAACGAAGGTCACATCAAACTCACAGACTTTGGCCTTTCAAAAGTTAAGCTTGATCGAG AACTGAGTTTAATGGATATTCTCACAACTCCATCCTTGGCCAAACCAAAGAAGGATTATTTCCGCACGCCAGGCCAAGTCCTCTCCCTCATCAGCTCCCTTGGATTT AATACACCTTCGGGAGAAGCGAAGCGTCACTGCAGTGCATCTGCTGTGTCCAGCCCCATGTCCTGCAGTAAGATCAAACAGAAGAATAACTCGCTTGGCTCTCCCATGGTGAAGTCAAAAGAGCAGCTGTATTCTCCACGCTGCTATCCTTGGAAGTTAG GACCAAACAGTGTTGCACTCGGGCCGCATCATTCGTCCAAAAATCTGACTAAATCcttgctgcagagcagaaagagGCTTGAGACGATGAGTGCAGGCAGCACCACCGACATGGAGGGCTGCATCAGTCCGAtgtgggagggggagggtgaCGAG aaagaaaatgaacacaTCAATGATCAAAAGCAGAACAGACCGTCTGAATCCAAAGACCCGGAGCGGGACCGTGTCCCTACAGCTTCGGACACCTCTGGCCTCTCTGCGAAGAGGTCAAGCAACCCGTTGAGATCAGACCGCCTCACAGCAAATGGCTCTCATAGCAGAAAACCTGTCTCTGTTCCCACAGTTCAGGAGGATTTGTCTGTTTCAATGAGACATGGCCGTCAACCTGCAGTCCCCTCATCAgtcaaaagaacattttcagatGTAGAAAGAAGTCCCGAGCCTGTGGAGAGACGAGCCAAAAAGAGGGACGCGGACTACAAGAGAGGCTGTGAGATTCCAGAGGAACCGGCGAGGTTCCACACGGGTCTGACTGGAGCGTTCTCCACCGTCCAGATAGACAACTTTACTGCCTCGGCCGACACGGTTGGGGAAGGCGAGGATCCGGTTCCGAAGCGATCCAGCCCGATAGAAGTAGCTAAAAGTCTGTTCTGTGAGCTGGAGGAGCCCGCCGAGGACGTGTTTGAGAGTGCAGGTAAAGACTTTTCACCTCCTCCCGGGGACATCGACGTCTGCAGGAGCCTGAGTCTGGACTCTGACGGGTCAGCGCACGAGATATCGCTCACTTTTGACTCAGCTCAGCAGTCGAATCCTTTCACAGCCAGTATTTCAGCCTCAtatgagaagcagcaggaggatggaGACTCATCCATGATCGAACTGCCACCTCAGACCCCGTCTGCTGCCTTCAACCAGACACCCAAACTCGGCCTTTTCGGGAAGAGAGCAGAATCTCAGGGTTTCTTTTTCAACCGGCTCCACGATGAAGTCTCCGGCGGCTTGGCGCACTCCCCCGCCTTCCTCAAGCCGCGGAACGTGGTTGCGTTCCGCAGCTACTGCAGCTCCATTAACCGCTCTAACCTGTCCGGGGTCTCTCGACTCAGCCTGGGCTCTTTGGACGGGATGGACACGTCCGCAGCAGCTTCTCATCATTCGGTGTCTGGGACTGTAACGCCAGTGCAGCGACGATCCGGCTCCAGCGCGTCCCTCTGTCAG ACTCCTCAGCCCATGTCGACCTCTCAGACCCCGTTCAGGACCCCGAAGAGTGTACGGAGGGGGGCGCAGCCTGTCGAGGGCGCTCCCATCCTGGGAACCCCGGACTACTTGGCTCCAGAACTTCTTCTGGGAATACCCCACG ACTGCATGGTGGACTGGTGGGCGCTCGGCGTCTGCCTCTTCGAGTTCCTCACCGGCGTGCCGCCGTTCAACGACGAGACGCCTCAGCTGGTCTTCCAGAATATCCTCAACAGAG ATATCCCCTGGCCCGAGGGGGAAGAGGAGCTGTCTGCTAACGCCAGGAACGCCATTGAAATCCTTCTGACCATGGACATGACCAAGCGGGCGGGACTAAAGG AGCTGAAGCGCCACCCCCTGTTTGACGGCCTGGACTGGGacaacctgcagaaccaggcgaTGCCGTTCATACCGCAGCCGGAGGACGAAACGGACACCTCGTACTTCGACGCCCGAAACAGCGCGCAGCACATCGCCGTGTCCGGCTTCAGCCTGTGA